In the genome of Misgurnus anguillicaudatus chromosome 11, ASM2758022v2, whole genome shotgun sequence, one region contains:
- the fam241a gene encoding uncharacterized protein FAM241A isoform X1 translates to MSSTNPIVNDTELQHRNDLCGTINRSACRCQPAGHRELNELRVRERPHRTSRAEPQTPAAPETEAPLVDDCERLGTLFGELNKCLRGLGFIQLYFGEKIVEPVIVLVFWLLLWFLGIQALGLVGTLCIVIIYIQK, encoded by the exons ATGTCAAGCACTAATCCGATCGTGAATGATACAGAGCTACAACATCGCAACGACTTATGCGGGACGATAAACCGAAGCGCGTGTCGTTGCCAGCCTGCTGGACACAGGGAACTG AATGAGCTCAGGGTAAGGGAAAGACCACACCGCACCTCCAGAGCAGAGCCACAGACACCAGCAGCACCTGAGACAGAGGCTCCATTGGTGGATGACTGTGAGAGGCTCGGCACTCTGTTCGGAGAGCTGAATAAGTGTTTGAGGGGTCTTGGCTTCATCCAGCTTTACTTTGGAGAGAAAATTGTGGAGCCTGTGATCGTGCTGGTTTTCTGGTTGTTACTCTGGTTTCTGGGTATTCAAGCTCTTGGTCTCGTGGGAACGCTATGCATTGTTATCATATATATCcagaaatga
- the eif4eb gene encoding eukaryotic translation initiation factor 4eb, with protein sequence MRPVHDSRKMATAEPEINSNSCKSEEENSEQSSREIVSPESYIKHPLQNRWSLWFFKNDKSKTWQANLRLISKFDTVEDFWALYNHIQLSSYLLSGCDYSLFKDDIEPMWEDERNKRGGRWLITLNKQQRKYDLDRFWLETLLCLIGEAFDDYSDEVCGAVVNVRTKGDKIAVWTSDYENREAITHIGRVYKERLGIPMNMTIGYQSHADTATKSGSTTKNKFVV encoded by the exons ATGAGGCCTGTGCACGACTCACGTAAAATGGCGACGGCAGAGCCG GAAATAAACTCAAATTCCTGTAAAAGTGAAGAGGAAAATTCAGAACAGAGCAGCCGGGAGATTGTCAGCCCTGAGAGCTACATCAAACACCCACTACAGAACAG ATGGTCTCTATGGTTCTTCAAAAATGACAAGAGCAAAACATGGCAGGCAAATCTCAGACTGATCTCCAAATTTGACACAGTCGAGGATTTCTGGGC GCTTTATAACCACATTCAGCTCTCCAGTTATTTGTTGTCAGGTTGTGACTACTCATTGTTTAAG GATGATATTGAGCCCATGTGGGAAGATGAGAGAAATAAAAGAGGAGGCCGCTGGCTCATCACTCTCAACAAGCAGCAGAGAAAATACGACCTGGACCGCTTTTGGTTGGAAACT CTGCTGTGCCTCATCGGAGAGGCTTTTGATGACTACAGCGATGAGGTATGTGGCGCTGTAGTCAATGTCCGAACCAAAGGTGATAAAATTGCTGTCTGGACAAGTGACTATGAGAACAGAGAGGCTATAACTCACATAGG gAGGGTGTACAAGGAACGGTTAGGCATCCCTATGAACATGACCATTGGCTACCAGTCTCATGCTGATACAGCCACTAAGAGTGGCTCTACAACTAAGAACAAATTTGTGGTGTGA
- the fam241a gene encoding uncharacterized protein FAM241A isoform X3 has protein sequence MRNELRVRERPHRTSRAEPQTPAAPETEAPLVDDCERLGTLFGELNKCLRGLGFIQLYFGEKIVEPVIVLVFWLLLWFLGIQALGLVGTLCIVIIYIQK, from the exons atgaga AATGAGCTCAGGGTAAGGGAAAGACCACACCGCACCTCCAGAGCAGAGCCACAGACACCAGCAGCACCTGAGACAGAGGCTCCATTGGTGGATGACTGTGAGAGGCTCGGCACTCTGTTCGGAGAGCTGAATAAGTGTTTGAGGGGTCTTGGCTTCATCCAGCTTTACTTTGGAGAGAAAATTGTGGAGCCTGTGATCGTGCTGGTTTTCTGGTTGTTACTCTGGTTTCTGGGTATTCAAGCTCTTGGTCTCGTGGGAACGCTATGCATTGTTATCATATATATCcagaaatga
- the fam241a gene encoding uncharacterized protein FAM241A isoform X2 — MRDDKPKRVSLPACWTQGTGKNELRVRERPHRTSRAEPQTPAAPETEAPLVDDCERLGTLFGELNKCLRGLGFIQLYFGEKIVEPVIVLVFWLLLWFLGIQALGLVGTLCIVIIYIQK, encoded by the exons ATGCGGGACGATAAACCGAAGCGCGTGTCGTTGCCAGCCTGCTGGACACAGGGAACTGGTAAG AATGAGCTCAGGGTAAGGGAAAGACCACACCGCACCTCCAGAGCAGAGCCACAGACACCAGCAGCACCTGAGACAGAGGCTCCATTGGTGGATGACTGTGAGAGGCTCGGCACTCTGTTCGGAGAGCTGAATAAGTGTTTGAGGGGTCTTGGCTTCATCCAGCTTTACTTTGGAGAGAAAATTGTGGAGCCTGTGATCGTGCTGGTTTTCTGGTTGTTACTCTGGTTTCTGGGTATTCAAGCTCTTGGTCTCGTGGGAACGCTATGCATTGTTATCATATATATCcagaaatga